One segment of Candidatus Polarisedimenticolia bacterium DNA contains the following:
- a CDS encoding alpha/beta fold hydrolase, with translation MFEGGVVRGLVLLAVLVAGMGAIHPAPSAAATSTKQEVSFPADDGWIIHADAYGAGSKGVVLVHGGRFTKESWEKQAQALVKSGYHVLAIDMRGFGSSKEGPAALNLGYGSPLDVLAAVRYLRETGAKSVSIIGGSMGANAATGASIESQKGEIDALILLAGGEGGPAEEMKGRKLFVVTRDDAGPAGPRIQKIREQFAKAPKPKQLLILEGSAHAQYIFETDQGDRLMKEILRFLANRKT, from the coding sequence ATGTTTGAAGGCGGGGTGGTGCGCGGGTTGGTTCTCCTGGCGGTTCTCGTCGCCGGAATGGGAGCCATCCATCCTGCACCCTCGGCAGCCGCTACCTCCACGAAGCAGGAGGTCTCCTTCCCGGCCGATGATGGCTGGATCATCCATGCCGATGCCTATGGTGCGGGGAGCAAAGGCGTGGTCCTGGTCCACGGCGGCCGCTTCACCAAGGAGAGTTGGGAGAAGCAGGCGCAGGCGCTGGTCAAATCGGGATACCACGTCCTGGCAATCGATATGCGCGGCTTCGGCAGCTCGAAGGAAGGGCCGGCCGCGCTCAATCTCGGCTACGGATCCCCTTTGGACGTTCTTGCAGCGGTCCGCTATCTGCGCGAGACCGGCGCAAAGAGCGTGTCGATCATCGGCGGCAGCATGGGAGCAAACGCCGCCACCGGCGCCTCGATCGAATCGCAGAAGGGAGAGATCGACGCCTTGATCCTGCTGGCGGGAGGCGAAGGCGGTCCCGCCGAGGAGATGAAGGGACGCAAGCTGTTCGTGGTCACGCGCGACGACGCCGGCCCCGCCGGCCCCCGCATTCAAAAGATCCGCGAGCAATTCGCCAAGGCGCCGAAGCCGAAGCAGCTCCTGATCTTGGAGGGCTCCGCTCACGCGCAGTACATCTTCGAGACCGACCAGGGCGACCGGCTCATGAAAGAGATCCTGCGGTTCCTAGCCAACAGGAAGACCTGA